Proteins co-encoded in one Opitutus terrae PB90-1 genomic window:
- a CDS encoding 5'-3' exonuclease: MAKWLLVDGFNLAYRCFYAIPELTRADGFPTNALHGWLKSLWMLADQTKPDACVVFFDLGGAQDRLALHADYKAQREEMPESLARQLPYVKSLTRAMGCVGVEQEGVESDDLLASQAVALSRAGHEVLIVSSDKDFAQIVDERVKIMLPPPTANPKLGWRLMDAAGVQAKFGVPPRMIADYLALVGDTSDNIPGLAGVGPKTAAKWLNEFETLEGVMAHCAELKPERFREPICAEADKLRRNLKLTTLNLGLPVLSVPPVQPQPEALFALIEELGMKTNLAEARRRYAAGAATTKIGALTGAPPPTPVAAPLTPVQGELF; this comes from the coding sequence ATGGCAAAATGGCTGTTGGTCGACGGATTCAATCTCGCCTACCGGTGCTTCTACGCGATCCCGGAGCTGACCCGAGCCGACGGTTTTCCCACCAACGCGCTGCACGGCTGGCTCAAATCGCTGTGGATGCTCGCAGACCAGACCAAGCCAGACGCCTGCGTGGTGTTTTTTGATTTGGGCGGCGCGCAGGACCGGCTGGCACTGCACGCGGACTACAAGGCGCAGCGCGAAGAGATGCCGGAAAGTCTCGCGCGGCAGCTGCCGTACGTGAAGTCGCTCACCCGCGCCATGGGCTGCGTGGGCGTGGAGCAGGAAGGCGTGGAGAGCGACGACCTGCTGGCGTCGCAGGCCGTGGCGTTGAGCCGCGCCGGGCACGAGGTGCTGATCGTGAGTTCCGACAAGGATTTCGCCCAGATCGTTGATGAGCGGGTGAAGATCATGCTGCCGCCGCCGACCGCGAATCCAAAGCTCGGTTGGCGATTGATGGACGCGGCGGGCGTGCAAGCGAAGTTTGGCGTGCCGCCACGGATGATTGCGGATTATCTCGCGCTGGTCGGCGACACGTCGGACAACATCCCGGGGCTCGCCGGGGTGGGGCCGAAGACGGCGGCGAAATGGCTGAACGAATTCGAGACGCTCGAGGGCGTGATGGCGCACTGCGCCGAGTTGAAACCGGAGCGTTTTCGCGAGCCGATTTGCGCGGAGGCGGACAAACTGCGACGCAATCTGAAGCTGACGACGTTGAATCTCGGGCTGCCGGTTCTCTCCGTGCCGCCGGTGCAGCCGCAGCCGGAGGCGTTGTTTGCGCTGATCGAGGAACTCGGGATGAAAACGAATCTGGCGGAAGCGCGCCGGCGCTACGCGGCGGGAGCGGCGACGACGAAGATCGGTGCGCTTACCGGCGCACCGCCGCCCACGCCGGTCGCTGCTCCGCTGACGCCGGTGCAGGGCGAATTGTTTTGA
- a CDS encoding putative Ig domain-containing protein has translation MLFPQLVRLAVLTSILPALAFDGAAQPAPAYTFTTYVGRNNIGYVDGEGTQARFHEPAGLACDADGNLYVVDPGTNLIRKITPAASVSTFAGTPTGWGLVDGPAASARFGLPQGVAVGADGTVYIADTGNAAIRIITPDGSVRILAGGRSGSQDGYGTGATFNLPEAVAVNAAGVVYVADSGNNTVRRIEEGNVTTLAGLAGASAGAVDGAGSDARFNGPKGIAVDANGTVYVADTSNHIIRKVTPSGVVTTLAGSPGISGNSDGAGDAARFNAPTDIAVDDAGTIYVVDQSGSLRKITPEGVVTSLASGFSYPRGVAFDRSSGVFFVADTGHHVIKRVTPNGSVTVFAGADVLVRSADGVGLNAQFTSPRGLTVAADGTVFVADSNAYVIRKVTPGLLVTTWAGSLVRPIYQTVDGQGSNAGFGNPTGIAVDAAGNLFVADFKATIRKIDATGYVSTVAGAHGLDGSLDGEKTAARFNAPHGLAVDQHGNLYVADTFNHSIRKIDAAGQVTTPYGVSGVEGTVDGIGNAARFGSPTALAFDRDGSLFVADGHRVRRISPEGVVTTVAGTANATGSIDGVGAAATFGEIKGLAVDRAGNVFVAENTTHVIRRITPDGTVVTIGGLAGSIGTADGVGSAARFNEPWGLALDRFGHLYIVDSGNNTIRKGVIVGATAPAITKDPVAKAAGAGRQASFTLTATGLPAPQFQWQRKRAGESDFVALSEIAEFSGVETATLTVTTAAAMTGDQFRCVVENGIGPAVTSGTATLTVVPPPSFSSEAETTFTVGAAGRFQVAAAGATVLALKSGALPAWAHFDPATGILSGTPTELAAPLQLVFEAGNAAVTPTEQPFTLKISAGPLVVADPVAHTANAGATAILSVDAAGVAPLSYRWTKDGVPVVNSTRISGADGPVLALGRTQLADGGTYAVTVTGPDGTAVTSRAAVLSVAQPPTISTAPASAIVASGARANFTVAATSNSPLAFQWLYNGDPVAGENASMYAIAAVNPGWSGLYSVRVSDAATAVETTPVILGVPIDQKLWGWGSEAGADIVHPNGNLYDQVLLTSSTVALKADPGQVTRVSFIDLSDDIVQVEFSGAGTLHVQLKNAAAPAAPLFYNQNVSYVKGHAGITIVGADETTHLSVFSVGRVTAVNQGLFRPEVNYDGMADIAFIAISSANGKFGGLYAGNAVCSETTGVTGIFAPGVEFTYRVVISDINASDSAQPWLLLGAAEDVRIAGGDLAQANHRPLAVGGFSALQMIAGSNSHGVGLPAQPLRARVERDGDDITDELTLRY, from the coding sequence ATGTTATTTCCACAATTGGTGCGCCTGGCAGTGCTGACGTCCATTCTGCCGGCGCTTGCGTTCGACGGTGCGGCGCAGCCTGCGCCCGCCTATACGTTCACGACCTACGTCGGCCGCAACAATATCGGCTACGTCGACGGCGAAGGCACCCAGGCTCGGTTCCACGAACCGGCCGGACTCGCCTGTGATGCCGATGGCAACCTTTATGTGGTTGATCCGGGTACCAACCTGATTCGCAAGATCACGCCCGCCGCCTCGGTGAGCACGTTTGCCGGAACGCCGACAGGGTGGGGCTTGGTCGACGGACCCGCCGCGAGCGCCCGCTTCGGCCTGCCTCAGGGCGTCGCGGTCGGTGCCGACGGTACGGTGTACATTGCCGACACCGGCAACGCCGCCATTCGGATCATCACCCCGGATGGCAGCGTCCGCATTCTGGCCGGAGGGCGGAGTGGCAGCCAGGATGGCTACGGCACCGGAGCCACCTTCAATCTGCCCGAAGCCGTGGCGGTGAATGCGGCCGGTGTCGTGTACGTCGCGGACTCGGGCAACAACACCGTGCGACGGATCGAAGAGGGCAACGTTACGACGCTCGCGGGCTTGGCGGGAGCCTCTGCCGGGGCGGTGGACGGGGCCGGCTCGGACGCCCGCTTTAATGGCCCGAAGGGAATTGCGGTCGATGCGAACGGGACGGTCTACGTGGCGGACACTTCAAATCATATCATTCGCAAGGTAACGCCGTCCGGTGTGGTCACGACGCTGGCGGGATCGCCCGGGATCAGCGGCAACAGCGACGGAGCGGGTGACGCTGCACGCTTCAATGCACCCACCGACATCGCAGTGGACGACGCGGGGACGATCTATGTGGTTGATCAGAGCGGCTCGCTCCGGAAGATCACACCCGAGGGGGTGGTAACGAGTCTCGCCTCGGGTTTCAGCTATCCTCGCGGCGTGGCGTTCGATCGAAGCAGCGGAGTGTTTTTTGTGGCGGACACAGGGCACCACGTGATCAAGCGGGTCACACCCAATGGGAGTGTTACCGTGTTTGCCGGCGCCGACGTGCTGGTGCGGAGCGCTGACGGCGTGGGGCTCAATGCGCAATTCACGTCACCGCGCGGGTTGACCGTGGCAGCCGACGGCACCGTGTTCGTCGCCGACAGCAATGCGTATGTCATCCGCAAGGTGACGCCGGGACTGCTGGTGACCACCTGGGCGGGCAGTCTGGTGCGGCCGATCTATCAGACAGTTGACGGCCAGGGCAGCAACGCAGGTTTCGGTAATCCGACAGGCATTGCGGTGGATGCGGCAGGCAATCTCTTCGTTGCCGATTTCAAGGCCACGATTCGCAAGATCGACGCCACCGGCTACGTCTCGACCGTGGCGGGAGCACATGGCCTCGACGGGAGTCTGGACGGGGAAAAGACCGCGGCCCGGTTCAATGCGCCCCACGGGCTTGCGGTGGACCAGCACGGGAATCTTTACGTTGCCGACACCTTCAACCACTCGATTCGCAAGATCGACGCGGCCGGGCAGGTCACCACTCCGTATGGTGTCTCCGGCGTCGAGGGCACGGTTGATGGCATCGGCAATGCCGCGAGATTTGGTTCACCAACCGCGCTGGCGTTCGATCGGGACGGAAGTCTTTTCGTGGCCGACGGCCACCGCGTGCGCCGGATCTCGCCCGAGGGCGTGGTGACCACGGTGGCGGGCACGGCGAATGCCACCGGCAGCATCGACGGGGTGGGCGCGGCCGCGACGTTTGGGGAAATTAAGGGACTCGCGGTGGACCGGGCCGGGAATGTTTTCGTCGCGGAGAACACCACGCACGTGATCCGAAGAATCACGCCGGACGGCACGGTCGTCACCATCGGCGGTCTCGCCGGCAGCATCGGCACGGCGGATGGAGTCGGCAGTGCGGCGCGGTTCAACGAGCCGTGGGGACTGGCGCTGGATCGGTTCGGCCACTTGTACATTGTCGATTCGGGCAACAACACGATCCGCAAGGGCGTGATTGTCGGCGCGACCGCACCGGCGATCACCAAGGACCCGGTGGCGAAGGCCGCCGGCGCCGGCCGGCAGGCGAGCTTCACCCTCACCGCCACGGGGCTACCGGCGCCCCAGTTCCAGTGGCAGCGAAAACGCGCGGGCGAAAGCGATTTCGTCGCGCTGAGTGAAATCGCCGAGTTCAGCGGGGTCGAGACGGCCACGCTGACGGTCACCACGGCCGCCGCCATGACGGGCGATCAGTTCCGTTGTGTGGTGGAGAATGGCATCGGTCCGGCGGTGACCTCCGGGACGGCGACGCTGACAGTAGTTCCGCCGCCGAGCTTCAGCAGTGAGGCCGAGACGACCTTCACAGTCGGAGCAGCGGGAAGGTTCCAGGTCGCGGCGGCGGGTGCCACGGTGCTGGCCTTGAAGTCCGGCGCGTTGCCCGCGTGGGCGCACTTCGATCCGGCAACCGGCATTCTCTCGGGCACGCCGACGGAACTGGCGGCGCCGTTGCAGCTCGTGTTCGAGGCGGGCAACGCGGCGGTGACCCCGACCGAGCAACCGTTCACCCTGAAGATCAGCGCCGGGCCGCTCGTCGTCGCGGATCCGGTAGCGCACACCGCCAACGCCGGTGCGACGGCGATTCTGTCGGTGGACGCGGCGGGCGTGGCGCCGTTGAGCTATCGCTGGACCAAGGACGGCGTACCGGTCGTGAACTCAACGCGCATCTCCGGCGCGGACGGACCGGTGCTGGCGCTGGGTCGGACCCAGCTCGCCGACGGCGGCACTTACGCGGTCACGGTCACCGGGCCGGACGGCACGGCCGTGACGTCGCGCGCGGCCGTGCTTTCGGTGGCGCAACCCCCGACGATCTCCACGGCACCGGCCAGTGCGATTGTCGCGTCCGGCGCGCGCGCCAACTTCACTGTCGCGGCCACCAGCAACTCGCCGCTAGCGTTTCAATGGCTCTATAACGGCGATCCGGTCGCCGGCGAAAACGCGTCGATGTATGCCATTGCGGCAGTGAATCCCGGCTGGTCGGGACTGTACTCGGTGCGGGTGAGCGACGCGGCGACAGCGGTCGAGACCACGCCGGTGATCCTAGGCGTTCCAATCGATCAGAAGCTGTGGGGATGGGGCAGTGAGGCAGGGGCGGACATCGTTCATCCCAATGGCAATCTCTATGACCAGGTGCTGCTCACGAGTTCGACGGTGGCGCTGAAGGCCGATCCAGGGCAGGTCACGCGGGTTTCGTTCATCGATCTGAGTGATGACATCGTGCAGGTTGAATTCTCCGGCGCGGGGACGCTGCACGTCCAGCTCAAGAATGCGGCGGCGCCCGCCGCGCCGCTGTTCTACAATCAGAACGTGAGTTACGTGAAGGGCCACGCCGGCATCACGATCGTTGGCGCGGACGAAACGACCCACCTCTCGGTGTTTTCGGTGGGTCGGGTGACGGCGGTGAATCAGGGCCTGTTCCGGCCGGAGGTGAACTACGATGGCATGGCCGACATCGCGTTCATCGCAATCAGCAGCGCCAACGGAAAGTTCGGCGGCCTCTACGCGGGCAACGCCGTATGCTCGGAGACCACGGGTGTGACGGGGATTTTCGCACCGGGAGTGGAGTTCACCTACCGCGTGGTGATCAGCGATATCAACGCATCCGACAGCGCGCAGCCATGGCTGCTGCTGGGTGCCGCGGAGGACGTTCGCATCGCTGGCGGCGATCTCGCGCAGGCGAATCATCGACCGCTGGCGGTCGGCGGGTTCTCCGCGCTGCAAATGATCGCAGGATCAAACTCGCACGGGGTCGGTCTGCCGGCGCAGCCGCTTCGCGCGCGCGTCGAACGAGACGGCGACGACATCACCGACGAGTTGACGCTGCGCTACTGA
- a CDS encoding response regulator transcription factor encodes MRAEPKPLVVVVEDEVELANLIATHLESAGMQTQICNRAAHAMRFLKNNFANLLLLDISLPDGSGFTLLEELKGADINVPVIFLTGEGTETTKVRGLEMGGDDYITKPFSYAELVARIRAVLRRAESKTDLNLTKNVRVGDEPFDFCGAKIVPDRLEIIFPDGTVEKLGRKELGILAYLNANQGAVITRKALIHAVWGIHADVRSRSLDQYIVKVRELFKEHGLDLSTFRTVHGIGYIFDPAGVSKEGR; translated from the coding sequence ATGCGTGCTGAACCCAAACCGCTTGTCGTCGTCGTCGAGGACGAGGTGGAACTCGCGAACCTCATCGCCACGCACCTGGAATCCGCCGGGATGCAGACGCAGATCTGCAATCGCGCCGCGCATGCGATGCGTTTCCTGAAAAACAATTTCGCGAATCTGCTGCTGCTCGACATCAGCCTGCCCGACGGCAGTGGCTTCACGCTGCTCGAGGAGCTCAAGGGCGCCGACATCAACGTGCCGGTGATCTTCCTCACCGGCGAAGGGACCGAGACTACCAAGGTCCGCGGGTTGGAGATGGGCGGCGACGACTACATCACCAAGCCGTTCAGCTACGCCGAGCTTGTTGCCCGGATTCGCGCCGTGCTCCGCCGCGCCGAATCGAAGACGGATTTGAACCTCACGAAAAACGTGCGGGTCGGCGACGAGCCGTTCGATTTCTGCGGCGCCAAGATCGTGCCCGACCGGCTCGAGATTATTTTTCCGGACGGCACGGTGGAAAAACTCGGCCGCAAGGAGCTCGGGATTCTCGCGTACCTGAACGCGAATCAAGGCGCAGTCATCACCCGCAAGGCGCTCATCCACGCCGTGTGGGGCATTCATGCCGACGTCCGCAGCCGCTCGCTCGACCAGTACATCGTGAAAGTGCGCGAGCTGTTCAAGGAGCATGGGCTCGACCTGTCGACTTTCCGCACGGTGCATGGCATCGGCTACATCTTCGACCCTGCCGGCGTGTCGAAGGAAGGCCGGTAG
- the hisG gene encoding ATP phosphoribosyltransferase, which produces MLGLPKGSLEESTKNLFAKAGWRITTSSRSYKPAINDPELDGRFVRAQEVSRYVEHGFFDCGLTGLDWVQENQSDVVEVCDLIYSKVSVVKSRWVLCVPEASDITRPEQLAGKRVATELVGTVRRYFEQKGIAVNVEFSWGATEVKVPDLVDAIVDITETGNSIRANKLRIIDTLLETNTKLIANKASWANPEKRRKIETIALLLRGALEAESKVGLKMNLPKASLEAVVKALPALRNPTISQLSNAEWVALETIIDESVVREIIPELKRLGAEGIVEYPLNKVVY; this is translated from the coding sequence ATGCTTGGGCTGCCCAAGGGCAGTCTGGAAGAATCCACGAAAAATCTTTTCGCGAAGGCTGGTTGGAGAATCACCACCAGCTCGCGCTCCTACAAGCCCGCCATCAACGATCCGGAGCTGGACGGCCGGTTCGTGCGCGCGCAGGAGGTCAGTCGTTATGTGGAACATGGTTTCTTCGATTGCGGGCTGACAGGGTTGGACTGGGTGCAGGAAAACCAGTCGGACGTCGTCGAGGTTTGTGATTTGATCTATAGCAAAGTGTCAGTGGTGAAATCGCGTTGGGTGCTGTGCGTGCCCGAGGCGTCCGACATCACCCGGCCGGAGCAACTGGCGGGCAAGCGCGTCGCCACGGAGTTGGTCGGCACGGTGCGGCGCTATTTTGAGCAAAAAGGCATTGCCGTAAACGTGGAGTTTTCGTGGGGCGCCACGGAAGTGAAGGTGCCGGACTTGGTCGACGCCATCGTGGACATCACCGAAACGGGGAATTCGATTCGCGCGAACAAGCTGCGGATCATCGACACGCTGCTGGAGACGAACACGAAGCTAATCGCCAACAAGGCCAGCTGGGCGAACCCCGAAAAGCGGCGGAAGATCGAGACGATCGCGCTGCTGCTCCGCGGCGCGCTGGAAGCGGAGAGCAAGGTCGGGTTGAAGATGAACCTCCCGAAAGCGTCGCTCGAGGCGGTGGTCAAGGCGTTGCCGGCGCTGCGCAATCCGACCATTTCCCAACTCAGCAACGCCGAATGGGTGGCGCTCGAAACGATCATCGACGAGAGCGTCGTGCGCGAAATCATCCCGGAGTTGAAGCGACTGGGCGCCGAAGGCATCGTCGAGTACCCGCTGAACAAGGTCGTGTATTGA
- a CDS encoding carbon-nitrogen hydrolase, whose amino-acid sequence MSTVTLGLLQHACSPDPAANLKKCLALAEEAARRGANIICTPELFRSQYFCQSEDHANFQLAEPIPGPSTAAFQELAKKHGVVIVASLFEKRAAGLYHNTAAIIDADGALLGVYRKMHIPDDPLYYEKFYFTPGDTGFRAWDTKFGRVGVLICWDQWYPEAARLTAMQGAEILFYPTAIGWHPKEKADYGADQHGAWETIQRGHAVANGCFVAAVNRIGLERPVGGDGIEFWGQSFVAGTSGQILAKAPVEREEVLIVPVDLGKVDVTRTHWPFLRDRRIDAYENLTKRFID is encoded by the coding sequence ATGAGCACCGTCACCCTCGGTCTTCTCCAACACGCCTGCTCGCCGGATCCGGCGGCGAATCTCAAAAAGTGCCTCGCGTTAGCCGAGGAGGCGGCGCGACGGGGCGCGAACATCATCTGCACGCCGGAGCTGTTTCGCTCGCAATATTTCTGTCAGAGCGAGGACCACGCGAACTTCCAGCTCGCGGAGCCGATCCCCGGCCCGAGCACGGCGGCGTTTCAGGAACTCGCGAAAAAACACGGCGTCGTGATCGTCGCCTCGCTTTTCGAGAAGCGCGCGGCGGGTCTGTATCACAACACCGCGGCCATCATCGATGCCGACGGCGCGCTGCTCGGTGTCTACCGGAAGATGCACATCCCGGACGATCCGCTGTACTACGAGAAGTTTTATTTCACGCCGGGCGATACGGGCTTTCGCGCATGGGACACGAAATTCGGCCGGGTCGGCGTGCTCATCTGCTGGGACCAGTGGTATCCCGAGGCGGCGCGGCTGACGGCGATGCAGGGCGCGGAGATCCTTTTCTACCCGACGGCGATCGGCTGGCATCCGAAGGAAAAGGCGGACTACGGCGCCGATCAACACGGCGCGTGGGAGACGATCCAGCGTGGGCACGCCGTGGCGAATGGCTGTTTCGTTGCCGCCGTGAACCGGATCGGACTCGAGCGGCCGGTCGGCGGGGACGGCATCGAGTTCTGGGGCCAGAGCTTCGTGGCTGGCACGAGCGGGCAGATTCTCGCGAAGGCGCCGGTCGAGCGCGAAGAGGTGCTGATCGTGCCCGTCGATCTCGGGAAAGTGGATGTCACGCGGACGCACTGGCCGTTCTTGCGCGACCGGAGAATCGACGCCTACGAAAACCTCACGAAGCGGTTCATCGATTGA
- a CDS encoding agmatine deiminase family protein — translation MPAEWEPQAAVWLSWPHNRKTWPGLFRPVPKAYAAFVAAISRYESVRINCAATLQPRARRLCERAGAVMERVAFFDHPTNDAWCRDHGPLFVRNDRTAEIAVTDWRYNAWGDKYPPYDLDNRIPPLIARRLKLRRFENDMVLEGGSIDVNGAGALLTTEQCLLNPNRNPHLTREQIERNLHDYLGVETMLWLGDGIVGDDTDGHIDDITRFFRADAIVTCVEPNRRDANHAPLKENLRRLKTFRTARGKSFEIVELPMPKPVAFRGQRVPASYANFLVVNGAVLVPNFRQPPRDREANAILAHCFAGREVVPVDAYDLIWGLGTLHCLSQQQPA, via the coding sequence ATGCCGGCGGAGTGGGAGCCGCAGGCGGCGGTGTGGCTGTCGTGGCCGCACAACCGCAAAACGTGGCCCGGTTTGTTCCGGCCCGTGCCAAAGGCGTATGCGGCTTTCGTCGCCGCGATCAGCCGCTATGAATCGGTGCGGATCAACTGCGCCGCAACGCTGCAGCCGCGCGCGCGCCGACTTTGCGAGCGCGCAGGCGCCGTGATGGAGCGCGTGGCGTTCTTCGATCATCCGACGAACGACGCTTGGTGCCGCGATCACGGGCCCCTCTTCGTGCGGAATGATCGGACCGCGGAGATCGCGGTCACGGATTGGCGGTACAACGCCTGGGGCGACAAATATCCGCCCTACGATCTCGACAACCGGATCCCGCCGTTGATCGCACGCCGGCTGAAGCTGCGGCGATTTGAGAATGACATGGTGCTCGAGGGCGGCTCGATCGACGTCAACGGGGCCGGGGCGTTGCTCACGACCGAGCAGTGCCTGCTGAATCCGAATCGAAATCCGCACCTCACGCGCGAGCAGATCGAACGGAACCTGCACGACTACCTTGGGGTGGAGACGATGCTGTGGTTGGGCGACGGAATTGTCGGCGACGATACCGACGGGCACATCGACGACATCACGCGATTCTTCCGCGCCGACGCGATCGTCACGTGCGTGGAGCCTAACCGGCGCGACGCCAACCATGCTCCGCTGAAGGAGAACCTGCGCCGGCTGAAAACGTTTCGGACGGCGAGGGGAAAATCCTTCGAAATCGTTGAACTGCCAATGCCGAAGCCCGTGGCGTTTCGCGGCCAGCGCGTGCCAGCTAGCTACGCGAATTTTCTCGTCGTCAATGGAGCCGTGCTCGTCCCGAACTTCCGGCAGCCGCCGCGCGATCGCGAAGCCAACGCGATTCTCGCGCACTGCTTCGCCGGACGCGAGGTCGTGCCGGTTGACGCTTACGATCTGATCTGGGGGCTTGGAACGCTGCATTGCCTTTCGCAGCAACAGCCGGCTTGA
- the rpsA gene encoding 30S ribosomal protein S1: MQDLLAQSSFDKLKEGSIVPGVITEIRQNEVVVDIGGKSEGLVPANEFIDIGELQVGSTIEVLVQKLEGKDGAPILSFDLAEQKKNWDNILTKFPEGSVATGRVKAKVKGGLIVSIGVDAFMPASHIDVQPPKNLDQYVGQTYDFKVLKINLERKNIVLSRRELIEEQRTNKRRALLDSIQPGQIRRGVVKNITDFGAFIDLDGMDGLLHITDMSWGRISHPSEMLKQGEEVQVMIIEVNREKERVSLGLKQTTKNPWDEIDRKYPVGAKVHGKVVNLVPYGAFVEIEPGVEGLVHITEMSWTKRITKPSELLKVGQELDAVVLGIQKEEQKISLGLRQLEPNPWDMVRHNYPIGARVRGKVRNMTTYGAFIELEEGIDGMVHVSDMSWTRKVNHPSEILKKGDEVDAIVLDVDPQQQRISLGMKQLATDPWSDIDAHFRIGDVVTGTVTKLTSFGAFVELKDGIDGLVHISQISEERIDKVKDVLKPGQQVTARVIKIDREERRLGLSIKAANYSAEQLAAETNAFEALNRSSAGTDMMNLGDILDEASKKE, from the coding sequence ATGCAAGACCTGCTGGCGCAGTCCTCCTTCGACAAGTTGAAGGAAGGTTCGATTGTCCCCGGCGTCATCACAGAAATCCGCCAGAATGAGGTCGTCGTCGACATCGGCGGCAAATCCGAAGGCTTGGTCCCCGCAAACGAGTTCATCGATATCGGCGAGCTGCAAGTTGGCTCCACGATCGAGGTCCTCGTCCAGAAACTCGAAGGCAAGGACGGCGCGCCGATCCTGTCGTTCGACCTGGCCGAGCAGAAGAAGAATTGGGACAACATCCTCACCAAGTTCCCTGAGGGCTCCGTCGCGACCGGCCGCGTGAAGGCCAAGGTCAAGGGCGGCTTGATCGTCTCGATCGGCGTCGACGCCTTCATGCCCGCGTCGCACATCGATGTGCAGCCCCCGAAGAACCTCGATCAATACGTCGGCCAGACCTACGATTTCAAGGTTCTCAAAATCAATCTCGAGCGGAAGAACATCGTTCTCTCGCGCCGCGAGCTCATCGAGGAACAGCGCACCAACAAGCGTCGCGCGCTGCTCGACTCGATCCAGCCGGGCCAAATCCGCCGTGGCGTGGTCAAGAACATCACCGACTTCGGCGCGTTCATCGACCTCGACGGCATGGACGGCCTGCTCCACATCACCGACATGTCGTGGGGCCGCATCTCGCACCCGAGCGAAATGCTCAAGCAGGGCGAGGAAGTTCAGGTCATGATCATCGAGGTGAACCGCGAGAAGGAACGCGTTTCGCTCGGCCTAAAGCAGACCACGAAGAACCCGTGGGACGAGATCGACCGCAAGTATCCGGTCGGCGCCAAGGTCCACGGCAAGGTGGTCAACCTGGTGCCCTACGGCGCGTTCGTCGAAATCGAACCCGGCGTCGAAGGCCTCGTGCACATCACCGAGATGTCCTGGACGAAGCGCATCACCAAGCCCTCCGAGTTGCTCAAGGTCGGCCAGGAGCTCGATGCGGTGGTCCTCGGCATCCAGAAGGAAGAGCAGAAGATCTCGCTCGGCCTGCGCCAGCTGGAGCCGAATCCGTGGGACATGGTTCGCCACAATTACCCGATCGGTGCGCGCGTGCGCGGCAAGGTCCGCAACATGACGACCTACGGCGCCTTCATCGAACTCGAGGAAGGCATCGACGGCATGGTGCACGTCTCCGACATGAGCTGGACCCGCAAGGTCAACCACCCGTCGGAAATCCTGAAGAAGGGCGACGAAGTGGACGCGATCGTGCTCGACGTGGATCCGCAGCAGCAGCGGATCAGCCTCGGCATGAAGCAGCTCGCCACCGATCCGTGGTCGGACATCGATGCGCACTTCCGCATCGGCGACGTCGTTACCGGCACGGTGACGAAGCTGACCTCGTTCGGCGCCTTCGTGGAATTGAAGGACGGCATCGACGGTCTCGTGCACATCTCGCAGATCAGCGAGGAGCGCATCGACAAGGTGAAGGACGTCCTGAAGCCGGGCCAGCAGGTGACCGCTCGCGTGATCAAGATCGATCGCGAAGAGCGTCGCCTCGGCCTGTCGATCAAGGCGGCCAACTACTCGGCGGAGCAGCTCGCGGCGGAGACGAACGCCTTCGAGGCGCTCAACCGCAGCAGTGCCGGCACCGACATGATGAACCTCGGCGACATCCTCGACGAGGCGTCGAAGAAGGAATAA
- a CDS encoding outer membrane protein has translation MNKLLWILLLSTSSMLFAATPYVGANAGYMLDSETGFYSARMGLDFARRGIVVHALEGEIGYSRTRSDQRDPMIPPQYWTTARSEMTSFLLNYRATLEPSASRFSYSLGGGLGTTRWNVSQGRFEDRKEAFTLQARGGVEYAMTPKIRLGAAVRYLWFDEITFFSRDYGSSDDVVLETAIRIAF, from the coding sequence ATGAACAAACTGCTGTGGATTTTGTTGCTGTCGACCTCATCCATGCTCTTCGCAGCGACCCCGTATGTCGGTGCGAATGCCGGTTACATGCTGGATAGTGAGACCGGCTTTTATAGCGCACGCATGGGGCTCGATTTCGCGCGACGGGGAATTGTGGTCCATGCGCTTGAGGGGGAAATCGGCTACAGCCGCACTCGTTCAGATCAACGCGATCCAATGATTCCACCGCAATATTGGACCACTGCTCGATCCGAGATGACCTCGTTCCTGCTGAACTATCGGGCGACTCTGGAGCCGAGCGCGAGCCGGTTCAGCTACTCGCTTGGGGGAGGTCTCGGCACGACCCGCTGGAACGTTTCACAAGGCAGATTCGAAGACCGCAAAGAAGCCTTCACTCTTCAAGCACGCGGCGGCGTGGAGTATGCGATGACCCCGAAGATCCGACTAGGCGCAGCGGTGCGATATCTGTGGTTCGACGAGATCACGTTTTTCAGCCGCGACTACGGCTCAAGTGACGACGTCGTTCTGGAAACGGCGATTCGCATCGCGTTCTGA